Proteins encoded within one genomic window of Pyxidicoccus xibeiensis:
- a CDS encoding crotonase/enoyl-CoA hydratase family protein produces MSQTDPRITLEVRGHIALIGINRPEKRNAFDVGMLRAFSLAMTEADRNPEVRCMVVFAVGDHFSAGLDLASVAPALAQGEGLAPKDSVDPWGTHGLLRTKPLIVAVQGLCLTLSIELMLAADISVASEDARFGQIEVKRGIFPFGGATLRFPQVAGWGNAMRWLLTGDEFDAREAHRLGLVQEVVPKGQQLERALKLAETVAKQAPLGVQATLASARQTLHEGPEAAAKALLPRLLELVGTEDAAEGVQSFIERREARFTGR; encoded by the coding sequence ATGAGCCAGACCGACCCCCGCATCACCCTGGAAGTGCGCGGCCACATCGCCCTCATCGGCATCAACCGTCCCGAGAAGCGCAATGCCTTCGACGTAGGCATGCTGCGCGCCTTCTCCCTGGCAATGACGGAGGCGGACCGGAACCCCGAGGTGCGCTGCATGGTGGTGTTCGCCGTGGGCGACCACTTCTCCGCCGGCCTGGACCTGGCCAGCGTGGCGCCTGCGCTCGCCCAGGGCGAGGGGCTCGCGCCGAAGGACTCCGTCGACCCGTGGGGCACCCACGGGCTGCTGCGCACCAAGCCGCTCATCGTCGCCGTCCAGGGCCTGTGCCTCACGCTCTCCATCGAGCTGATGCTGGCCGCCGACATCTCCGTGGCCTCCGAGGACGCGCGCTTCGGGCAGATTGAAGTCAAGCGCGGCATCTTCCCCTTCGGCGGCGCCACGCTGCGCTTCCCGCAGGTGGCCGGCTGGGGCAACGCCATGCGCTGGCTGCTCACCGGCGACGAGTTCGACGCGCGCGAGGCGCACCGGCTCGGGCTGGTGCAGGAGGTCGTCCCGAAGGGGCAGCAGTTGGAGCGCGCCCTCAAGCTGGCGGAGACGGTGGCGAAGCAGGCGCCCCTGGGCGTGCAGGCCACGCTCGCCTCCGCCCGGCAGACGCTGCACGAGGGCCCCGAGGCCGCCGCGAAGGCCCTGCTGCCCCGGCTGCTGGAGCTGGTCGGCACGGAGGACGCGGCCGAGGGCGTGCAGTCCTTCATCGAGCGCCGGGAGGCCCGCTTCACCGGCCGCTGA
- the purF gene encoding amidophosphoribosyltransferase, which yields MCGIFGIVGHAEASNLTYLGLHALQHRGQESAGIVSSDGHALRAHRQMGLVADIFDAPVIAGLPGQAAIGHVRYSTAGGSALKNAQPLFVQYAGGQCAIAHNGNLVNAAELKEELEAEGAIFQSDADTEVVMHLLARSKQATFELKLVEALRKVKGAYSILVLTENKLVAVRDPMGIRPLVLGKMKEGAYVLASETTALDLIEADIVRELEPGELLVIENGVMRTSRPFAEPKRLAQCIFEHVYFARPDSTLFGNNVYEVRKRLGKQLAIEQPAEADLVIAVPDSGVAAAIGYSQQSGIPYDVGLIRSHYVGRTFIEPQQSIRHFGVKLKLSAVRQVLKGKRVVVVDDSIVRGTTSRKIVKMIKAAGAVEVHLRISSPPTKWPCYYGIDTPSRTELIAASHSTDEIAKYVTADSLGYISLEGLGAAVGDPKRDRFCTACFSGQYLVGELTPPMAEVSKLTA from the coding sequence ATGTGCGGCATCTTCGGAATCGTGGGGCACGCCGAGGCCTCCAACCTGACGTACCTGGGCTTGCATGCCCTCCAGCACCGCGGCCAGGAGTCCGCTGGCATCGTCTCGTCTGACGGGCACGCCCTGCGTGCGCACCGGCAGATGGGGCTCGTCGCGGACATCTTCGACGCCCCGGTGATTGCCGGCCTGCCCGGGCAGGCGGCCATCGGGCACGTGCGCTACTCCACGGCCGGTGGCAGCGCGCTCAAGAACGCGCAGCCGCTCTTCGTGCAGTACGCGGGCGGCCAGTGCGCCATCGCGCACAACGGAAACCTGGTGAACGCGGCGGAGCTGAAGGAAGAGCTCGAGGCCGAGGGCGCCATCTTCCAGTCGGACGCGGACACGGAGGTCGTCATGCACCTCCTGGCGCGCTCCAAGCAGGCCACCTTCGAGCTGAAGCTCGTGGAGGCGCTGCGCAAGGTGAAGGGCGCGTACAGCATCCTGGTGCTCACGGAGAACAAGCTCGTCGCGGTGAGAGACCCGATGGGCATCCGCCCGCTGGTGCTGGGCAAGATGAAGGAAGGCGCCTACGTGCTCGCCAGCGAGACGACGGCGCTGGACCTCATCGAGGCGGACATCGTGCGCGAGCTGGAGCCGGGCGAGCTGCTCGTCATCGAGAACGGCGTCATGCGCACCAGCAGGCCCTTCGCGGAGCCGAAGCGGCTGGCCCAGTGCATCTTCGAGCACGTGTACTTCGCGCGGCCGGACTCCACGCTGTTCGGCAACAACGTGTACGAGGTGCGCAAGCGGCTGGGCAAGCAGCTGGCCATCGAGCAGCCCGCCGAGGCGGACCTGGTCATCGCGGTGCCGGACTCCGGCGTGGCGGCGGCCATCGGCTACTCGCAGCAGAGCGGGATTCCGTACGACGTGGGCCTCATCCGCAGCCACTACGTGGGCCGCACCTTCATCGAGCCGCAGCAGTCCATCCGTCACTTCGGCGTGAAGCTGAAGCTGTCGGCGGTGCGGCAGGTGCTCAAGGGCAAGCGCGTGGTGGTGGTGGACGACTCCATCGTCCGTGGCACCACCAGCCGCAAGATCGTGAAGATGATCAAGGCCGCGGGCGCGGTGGAGGTGCACCTGCGCATCTCCTCGCCGCCGACGAAGTGGCCCTGCTACTACGGCATCGACACGCCGAGCCGCACCGAGCTCATCGCCGCCAGCCACTCCACCGACGAGATTGCGAAGTACGTCACGGCGGACTCGCTCGGCTACATCTCGCTGGAGGGCCTGGGCGCGGCGGTGGGAGACCCCAAGCGCGACCGGTTCTGCACCGCGTGCTTCTCCGGCCAGTACCTCGTCGGCGAGCTGACCCCGCCCATGGCCGAGGTCAGCAAGCTCACCGCCTGA
- a CDS encoding CTP synthase, whose translation MRSKKTKFIFVTGGVVSSLGKGLASASIGALLENRGLAVTLIKLDPYINVDPGTMSPFQHGEVFVTEDGGETDMDLGHYERFTNARMSRLNNFTSGRIYHAVIMKERRGEYLGKTVQVIPHITDEIKSSIRQAAQDADVVIVEVGGTVGDIESLPFLEAIRQMRYDVGSENVVYVHLTLLPYIGAAGEVKTKPTQHSVMKLREIGIQPDFLVCRTDREVSREIKDKIAMFCNVDTRSVFTSPDVKSIYELPLELHRQGLDERLAEVLNIWSRAPHLERWENIIRKVYEPARGQVRIAIVGKYVNLTESYKSLNEALLHGGIANDVKVNLHFVDSQDVEAQGPEALLAGVDAILVPGGFGVRGTEGKIAAVRYAREKKVPFFGICLGLQMAVVEFSRTVLGLAAANSLEFNEHTPHPVVTLMESQVKVQDKGGTMRLGSYACAMKPGSLAQKLYGQDLIQERHRHRYEVNNAYRGKLQEAGLVISGHNPELNLVEMIELADHPYFVGCQFHPEFKSKPFAPHPLFSGFIRAAVEHRDANATAGQVRA comes from the coding sequence ATGCGCTCCAAGAAAACCAAGTTCATCTTCGTGACGGGCGGAGTGGTCAGCTCCCTCGGCAAGGGCCTCGCCTCGGCTTCGATTGGCGCCCTGCTGGAGAACCGCGGGCTGGCCGTCACCCTCATCAAGCTGGACCCGTACATCAACGTGGACCCGGGCACGATGAGCCCGTTCCAGCACGGCGAGGTGTTCGTCACCGAGGACGGCGGTGAGACGGACATGGACCTGGGCCACTACGAGCGGTTCACCAACGCCCGGATGAGCCGGCTCAACAACTTCACGTCCGGCCGCATCTACCACGCCGTCATCATGAAGGAGCGGCGCGGCGAGTACCTGGGCAAGACGGTCCAGGTGATTCCGCACATCACCGACGAAATCAAGTCCAGCATCCGCCAGGCGGCGCAGGACGCGGACGTGGTGATTGTCGAGGTCGGCGGCACCGTGGGCGACATCGAGTCGCTGCCCTTCCTCGAGGCCATCCGCCAGATGCGCTACGACGTGGGCAGCGAGAATGTCGTCTACGTGCACCTGACGCTGCTGCCGTACATCGGCGCGGCCGGCGAGGTGAAGACCAAGCCCACGCAGCACTCGGTGATGAAGCTGCGCGAGATTGGCATCCAGCCCGACTTCCTCGTGTGCCGCACGGACCGCGAGGTGTCGCGCGAGATAAAGGACAAGATTGCCATGTTCTGCAACGTGGACACGCGCAGCGTGTTCACCTCGCCGGACGTGAAGAGCATCTACGAGCTGCCGCTGGAGCTGCACCGCCAGGGCCTGGACGAGCGGCTCGCGGAGGTCCTCAACATCTGGAGCCGCGCGCCCCACCTGGAGCGCTGGGAGAACATCATCCGCAAGGTGTACGAGCCGGCGCGAGGGCAGGTGCGCATCGCGATTGTCGGCAAGTACGTCAACCTCACGGAGAGCTACAAGAGCCTCAACGAGGCGCTGCTCCACGGCGGCATCGCCAACGACGTGAAGGTGAACCTGCACTTCGTGGACAGCCAGGACGTGGAGGCGCAGGGGCCGGAGGCGCTGCTGGCCGGCGTGGACGCCATCCTGGTGCCCGGCGGCTTCGGCGTGCGAGGCACCGAGGGCAAGATTGCCGCCGTGCGCTACGCGCGCGAGAAGAAGGTGCCGTTCTTCGGCATCTGCCTGGGCCTGCAGATGGCGGTGGTGGAGTTCAGCCGCACCGTGCTGGGCCTGGCGGCCGCCAACAGCCTGGAGTTCAACGAGCACACCCCGCACCCGGTGGTGACGCTCATGGAGAGCCAGGTGAAGGTGCAGGACAAGGGCGGCACCATGCGCCTGGGCAGCTACGCGTGCGCCATGAAGCCCGGCTCGCTCGCGCAGAAGCTCTACGGCCAGGACCTCATCCAGGAGCGCCACCGCCACCGCTACGAGGTCAACAACGCCTACCGCGGCAAGCTCCAGGAGGCCGGCCTCGTCATCTCCGGCCACAACCCGGAGCTCAACCTGGTGGAGATGATTGAGCTGGCGGACCACCCCTACTTCGTCGGCTGCCAGTTCCACCCCGAGTTCAAGAGCAAGCCCTTTGCTCCCCACCCTCTCTTCTCCGGCTTCATCCGCGCGGCGGTGGAACACCGTGACGCGAATGCGACGGCCGGCCAGGTGCGCGCATGA
- a CDS encoding ABC transporter ATP-binding protein, which produces MSSSEKKSPPPTRPSGVTLRRLLSLARPELVFLTWGTLFLLVSSAASLAYPKAIGSLVDEALGSRSQDRLDALALGMVAVFVVQGVAMALRAYLFNTSGERVVARLRKDLFRALLSQEVAFFDARRTGELTSRLASDTTVLQNTVTTNISMGLRYTVTALGGIALLFYTSARLTGVMLAIIPAVAVGAVFYGRRVRVISKQVQDALAASSEVAEEDLSGIRTVRSFAAERHEVDRYGAAVDRSFELARERSRQSSIFMGAASIAGYGSIAAVLWYGGRLVVAGDLTVGALTSFLIYTMLVAFSFSALAELWGDFMRATGAAERVFELLDRKPAIPSGGERLAEVRGHVEFRDVQFAYPTRPDVPVLQGLNLEMRPGEVVAVVGPSGAGKSTLASLLSRFYDPQGGAVLLDGHPLTSLEPEWLRRNIGMVAQEPQLFSCSIADNIRYGRPDATDAQVEDAARAANAHAYIQRFPEGYGTPVGERGVQLSGGQKQRVAIARAVLKDPRLLILDEATSALDAESEHLVKDALERLMKGRTTLIIAHRLSTVASADRVLVLEGGLVIQSGTHAALMGQEGLYRRLVERQFVAA; this is translated from the coding sequence GTGTCTTCCTCCGAGAAAAAGTCCCCGCCCCCCACACGTCCCTCCGGCGTCACGCTGCGCCGCCTGCTGTCCCTCGCCCGGCCTGAGCTGGTCTTCCTCACCTGGGGCACCCTCTTCCTGCTGGTGAGCAGCGCGGCCTCGCTGGCCTACCCCAAGGCCATCGGCAGCCTGGTGGACGAGGCGCTCGGCTCCCGCAGCCAGGACCGGCTCGACGCGCTCGCCCTGGGGATGGTCGCCGTCTTCGTGGTGCAGGGCGTGGCCATGGCCCTGCGCGCCTACCTCTTCAACACCTCCGGCGAGCGCGTGGTGGCGCGGCTTCGCAAGGACCTGTTCCGCGCGCTGCTGTCGCAGGAGGTGGCCTTCTTCGATGCGCGCCGCACCGGCGAGCTCACCAGCCGGCTCGCCTCGGACACCACCGTCCTGCAGAACACCGTCACCACCAACATCTCCATGGGCCTGCGCTACACGGTGACGGCGCTGGGCGGCATCGCGCTGCTCTTCTACACGTCCGCCCGACTCACCGGCGTCATGCTCGCCATCATCCCCGCGGTGGCGGTGGGCGCGGTGTTCTACGGCCGCCGGGTGCGCGTCATCTCCAAGCAGGTGCAGGACGCGCTGGCCGCCAGCAGCGAGGTGGCCGAGGAGGACCTGTCCGGCATCCGCACCGTGCGCTCCTTCGCCGCCGAGCGCCATGAAGTCGACCGCTATGGCGCCGCGGTGGACCGCTCCTTCGAGCTCGCCCGCGAGCGCTCGCGCCAGTCCTCCATCTTCATGGGCGCGGCCTCCATCGCCGGCTACGGCTCCATCGCCGCGGTGCTCTGGTACGGCGGCCGGCTGGTGGTGGCCGGCGACCTCACGGTGGGCGCCCTCACCTCGTTCCTCATCTACACCATGCTGGTGGCCTTCTCGTTCAGCGCGCTGGCGGAGCTGTGGGGCGACTTCATGCGCGCCACCGGCGCCGCCGAGCGCGTCTTCGAGCTGCTGGACCGCAAGCCCGCCATCCCCTCCGGCGGTGAGCGGCTCGCCGAGGTGCGCGGCCACGTGGAGTTCCGCGACGTGCAGTTCGCCTACCCCACGCGTCCGGACGTGCCCGTGCTGCAGGGGCTCAATCTGGAGATGCGGCCCGGTGAAGTCGTCGCGGTGGTGGGCCCCTCGGGCGCGGGCAAGTCCACGCTGGCCTCGCTGCTGTCGCGCTTCTATGACCCGCAGGGCGGCGCGGTGCTGCTGGACGGCCACCCGCTCACCTCGCTGGAGCCCGAGTGGCTGCGCCGCAACATCGGCATGGTGGCGCAGGAGCCGCAGCTGTTCTCCTGCTCCATCGCCGACAACATCCGCTACGGCCGGCCCGACGCCACCGACGCCCAGGTGGAGGACGCCGCCCGCGCGGCCAACGCGCACGCCTACATCCAGCGCTTCCCGGAGGGCTACGGCACCCCGGTGGGCGAGCGCGGCGTGCAGCTCTCCGGTGGCCAGAAGCAGCGCGTGGCCATTGCCCGCGCCGTGCTGAAGGACCCGCGCCTGCTCATCCTCGACGAGGCCACCAGCGCCCTGGACGCGGAGAGCGAGCACCTGGTGAAGGACGCGCTGGAGCGGCTGATGAAGGGCCGCACCACGCTCATCATCGCCCACCGCCTGTCCACCGTGGCCAGCGCGGACCGCGTCCTCGTGCTGGAGGGCGGCCTCGTCATCCAGAGCGGCACCCACGCGGCCCTCATGGGCCAGGAAGGCCTCTACCGCCGGCTGGTGGAGCGCCAGTTCGTTGCCGCCTGA
- a CDS encoding aldo/keto reductase, with translation MEKRSFGGTGVAVPVLGQGTWQMEDDDRASAIRALRAGLDLGLTHVDTAELYGRGKVEEHIVSEAIAGRRDEVFLVSKVMPSNATYAGTLAACERSLKGLRTDRLDCYLLHWPGPHPLEETVRAFEKLVKDGKIRSWGVSNFDVDDLEEALALAGPGRIACNQVLYHLEERSIEHGVIPWCEKHGVAVVGYSPFGNGSFPEPDSPGGKVLGAIARAHKATPYQVALQFLVRRPSLFAIPKASREAHVRDNAAAASVKLSADELARLDAAFPLGDEPEGLPVI, from the coding sequence GTGGAAAAGCGAAGCTTTGGCGGAACCGGAGTGGCGGTACCCGTCCTGGGACAGGGGACGTGGCAGATGGAGGACGACGACCGGGCAAGCGCCATCCGCGCCCTGCGCGCCGGGCTGGACCTGGGCCTGACGCACGTGGACACCGCGGAGCTGTACGGGCGCGGCAAGGTGGAGGAGCACATCGTCTCCGAGGCCATCGCCGGCCGGCGGGACGAGGTCTTCCTCGTGTCCAAGGTGATGCCGTCCAACGCCACCTACGCGGGCACGCTGGCCGCGTGTGAGCGCAGCCTCAAGGGCCTGCGCACGGACCGGCTGGACTGCTACCTGCTGCACTGGCCAGGGCCGCACCCGCTGGAGGAGACGGTCCGCGCCTTCGAGAAGCTGGTGAAGGACGGGAAGATTCGCTCGTGGGGCGTGAGCAACTTCGACGTGGACGACCTGGAAGAAGCGCTCGCGCTGGCGGGGCCGGGGCGCATCGCGTGCAACCAGGTGCTGTACCACCTGGAGGAGCGCTCGATTGAGCACGGCGTGATTCCGTGGTGCGAGAAGCACGGCGTGGCGGTGGTGGGCTACAGCCCCTTCGGCAACGGGAGCTTCCCCGAGCCGGACAGCCCGGGCGGCAAGGTGCTGGGGGCCATTGCCCGCGCGCACAAGGCCACGCCGTACCAGGTGGCGCTCCAGTTCCTCGTGCGCCGGCCGTCGCTGTTCGCCATTCCCAAGGCCAGCCGCGAGGCCCACGTCCGCGACAACGCCGCCGCCGCGTCGGTGAAGCTCTCCGCCGACGAGCTGGCCCGGCTCGACGCGGCCTTCCCCCTGGGCGACGAGCCCGAGGGGCTGCCCGTCATCTGA
- the wecB gene encoding non-hydrolyzing UDP-N-acetylglucosamine 2-epimerase encodes MKKVIHIVGARPNFMKVAPIYRAIAARTPLQQILVHTGQHYDAKMSDVFFADLGLPAPDVHLGIGSGSHAQQTARMMVDLEKVFLEHQPDLVSVVGDVNSTVAAAMVTSKLVIPLAHVEAGLRSFVRHMPEEVNRVVTDRLADLLLTPSRDADANLLKEGIDPARIHLVGNVMIDSLLVAKEKADKLTTLKDLGITPRGYAVCTLHRASNVDDPRLLGGLLSAIAHVSTRLPVIFPVHPRTRKMIAEQGLGHWFESHPNLRPVDPMGYLDFVALTAQARLMLTDSGGLQEETTALGIQCLTLREETERPITVEEGTNEVVGTDPDTIRQAADRVLDGQGKKGRIPAYWDGRSGERIADLFSRFLGVENAPLRAASA; translated from the coding sequence ATGAAGAAGGTCATCCATATCGTCGGCGCGCGTCCGAACTTCATGAAGGTCGCGCCCATCTACCGGGCCATCGCCGCGCGCACCCCGCTCCAGCAAATCCTCGTCCACACGGGCCAGCACTACGACGCCAAGATGAGCGACGTGTTCTTCGCTGACCTCGGCCTGCCCGCGCCCGACGTCCACCTGGGCATCGGCTCGGGCAGCCATGCGCAGCAGACCGCGCGCATGATGGTGGACCTGGAGAAGGTCTTCCTGGAGCACCAGCCGGACCTGGTGTCCGTGGTGGGTGACGTCAACAGCACCGTCGCCGCCGCGATGGTGACGTCGAAGCTGGTGATTCCGCTGGCCCACGTGGAGGCGGGCCTGCGCAGCTTCGTGCGGCACATGCCGGAGGAGGTCAACCGCGTCGTCACCGACCGGCTGGCCGACCTGCTGCTGACGCCCTCGCGCGACGCGGACGCCAACCTCCTCAAGGAGGGCATCGACCCGGCCCGCATCCACCTCGTGGGCAACGTGATGATCGACTCGCTCCTGGTGGCCAAGGAGAAGGCCGACAAGCTGACCACCCTGAAGGACCTGGGCATCACCCCGCGCGGCTACGCGGTATGCACGCTCCACCGGGCCTCCAACGTGGATGACCCACGGCTGCTGGGCGGGCTGCTGTCCGCCATTGCCCACGTGTCCACGCGGCTGCCCGTCATCTTCCCGGTGCACCCGCGCACGCGGAAGATGATTGCCGAGCAGGGCCTGGGCCACTGGTTCGAGAGTCACCCGAACCTGCGTCCCGTGGACCCCATGGGCTACCTGGACTTCGTCGCGCTCACCGCACAGGCGCGGCTCATGCTCACCGACTCGGGCGGCCTCCAGGAGGAGACCACCGCGCTGGGCATCCAGTGCCTCACCCTGCGTGAGGAGACCGAGCGCCCCATCACCGTCGAGGAGGGCACCAACGAGGTGGTGGGCACCGACCCCGACACCATCCGCCAGGCCGCGGACCGCGTGCTCGACGGGCAGGGCAAGAAGGGCCGCATCCCGGCGTACTGGGACGGCCGCAGCGGCGAGCGCATCGCCGACCTGTTCTCGCGCTTCCTGGGCGTGGAGAACGCGCCGCTGCGCGCCGCGTCCGCCTGA
- a CDS encoding RluA family pseudouridine synthase produces the protein MHREQDIPADPTASAPDEAPEGYVDIPFVVEPNYAGWRLDRYLGQKLRRMSRERLQGVILRGVICEERRLKPSTPVYPGLAFRLRRRGSEEPQTPTELPVVFQDAWLLVLDKPAGLPIHPTARYHKGTLVTLLRERFGECFAEPAHRLDRETSGLVVCGRTTESCRVLGRLFVSRDVHKEYLAICEGHPPEDTFVVDAPIAEGTELIRIAVRIDPVEGKESRTRFQVLQRFSRDGEPFALLRCYPETGRQHQIRIHLREAGFPLVGDKMYGPDPGYFDRFSKHCLEPEAWPRLRLPRHALHAARIVFPHPGTRQQVAFEAPLPADLTDFIEGRA, from the coding sequence ATGCACCGCGAGCAGGACATCCCGGCGGACCCGACCGCCTCCGCGCCGGACGAGGCCCCCGAGGGCTACGTCGACATCCCCTTCGTCGTGGAGCCCAACTACGCGGGGTGGCGGCTGGACAGGTACCTGGGCCAGAAGCTGCGCCGCATGTCCCGCGAGCGCCTGCAGGGCGTCATCCTCCGCGGCGTCATCTGCGAGGAGCGGCGCCTCAAGCCCTCCACGCCCGTCTATCCCGGCCTGGCGTTCCGCCTGCGCCGCCGGGGCAGCGAGGAGCCCCAGACTCCCACCGAGCTGCCCGTGGTGTTCCAGGACGCGTGGCTGCTGGTGCTCGACAAGCCGGCGGGCCTGCCCATCCACCCCACCGCGCGCTACCACAAGGGCACCCTCGTCACGCTCCTGCGAGAGCGCTTCGGAGAGTGCTTCGCGGAGCCCGCGCACCGCCTGGACCGCGAGACGAGCGGGCTGGTCGTCTGTGGCCGCACCACCGAGTCCTGCCGCGTGCTGGGGCGCCTCTTCGTGTCGCGCGACGTGCACAAGGAGTACCTCGCCATCTGCGAGGGCCACCCGCCCGAGGACACCTTCGTCGTGGACGCGCCCATCGCCGAGGGCACCGAGCTCATCCGCATCGCCGTCCGCATCGACCCGGTGGAGGGCAAGGAGAGCCGCACCCGCTTCCAGGTGCTCCAGCGCTTCTCCCGCGACGGCGAGCCCTTCGCGCTGCTGCGCTGCTACCCGGAGACGGGACGGCAGCACCAGATTCGCATCCACCTGCGCGAGGCGGGCTTCCCGCTGGTGGGCGACAAGATGTACGGGCCGGACCCCGGCTACTTCGACCGCTTCAGCAAACACTGCCTGGAGCCCGAGGCCTGGCCCCGGCTGCGCCTGCCCCGGCACGCGCTGCACGCCGCGCGCATCGTCTTCCCGCACCCGGGCACCCGCCAGCAGGTCGCCTTCGAGGCACCACTGCCAGCGGACCTCACGGACTTCATCGAGGGCCGGGCGTAG
- a CDS encoding neutral/alkaline non-lysosomal ceramidase N-terminal domain-containing protein — protein MAFLRRVPWRSLIPLMLLTVGAAYSLASWNWCGVWAERAPVVVSQVRDEGPLRAGAAKVALVPPFPVVVAGYSPPRPEASQADPPLHARAVVLEVGGTRVGLVSLELLSVTQELVARVRARAATAGLKDVLVVATHTHSSLGGYDSRLVAQLVGTGRYRQESVDAIAAAAVESLAQATAALTDVTLEVGQAREPGFVYSRSGGAAPDGTLTRAVLRGQAGPVAELLVFAAHPTMVPRQRAYVDPDYPGRLSSLREADGSGVTLLLQGTVGNASVSFSKGQGLERVSAFAQALAALAGKAPLAPVEGPVRLSLARVEAAMPRPDASRLVPSLTRAAGDNLLCGSAQRVAEVGALALGPLEWVAVPGEPTVGAGAELLRRTGATGVLGLADGYVGYVETAELVKDRRGESMRQYFGPALLERLVVAAELAAGTAGFTR, from the coding sequence ATGGCCTTCCTGAGACGGGTTCCCTGGCGTTCCCTGATTCCCCTGATGCTGCTCACCGTGGGCGCGGCGTACTCGCTGGCGTCCTGGAACTGGTGTGGCGTCTGGGCGGAGCGCGCGCCGGTGGTGGTGTCCCAGGTGCGTGACGAGGGGCCGCTGCGCGCGGGTGCGGCGAAGGTGGCGCTCGTGCCGCCCTTCCCGGTGGTGGTGGCCGGCTACTCGCCGCCCCGGCCCGAGGCGAGCCAGGCGGACCCGCCGCTGCACGCGCGCGCGGTGGTGCTGGAGGTGGGCGGGACGCGCGTGGGGCTGGTGTCGCTGGAGCTGCTGTCCGTCACCCAGGAGCTGGTGGCCCGGGTGCGCGCGCGCGCCGCCACGGCCGGGCTGAAGGACGTGCTCGTCGTCGCCACGCACACGCACTCGTCGCTGGGCGGGTATGACTCGCGGCTGGTGGCGCAGCTCGTGGGTACCGGCCGCTACCGGCAGGAGTCGGTGGATGCCATCGCCGCGGCCGCCGTCGAGTCCCTGGCCCAGGCGACCGCCGCGCTCACCGACGTGACGCTGGAGGTCGGCCAGGCGCGCGAGCCGGGCTTCGTCTACAGCCGCAGCGGTGGCGCGGCGCCGGATGGCACGCTGACCCGCGCGGTGCTGCGCGGCCAGGCGGGGCCGGTGGCAGAGCTGCTCGTCTTCGCGGCGCACCCCACGATGGTGCCTCGCCAGCGGGCGTACGTGGACCCGGACTACCCGGGCCGGCTCAGCTCGCTGCGCGAGGCGGACGGCAGCGGCGTGACGCTGTTGTTGCAGGGGACGGTGGGCAACGCGTCGGTGTCCTTCTCGAAAGGGCAGGGGCTGGAGCGCGTGTCGGCCTTCGCCCAGGCGCTGGCGGCGCTGGCCGGCAAGGCGCCCCTGGCTCCCGTGGAGGGACCGGTGAGGCTGTCGCTGGCGCGCGTGGAGGCGGCGATGCCCCGGCCGGATGCGTCCCGGCTGGTGCCGTCGCTCACGCGCGCGGCCGGGGACAACCTGCTGTGCGGCTCCGCGCAGCGCGTGGCGGAGGTGGGCGCGCTGGCCCTCGGGCCGCTGGAGTGGGTGGCCGTGCCGGGCGAGCCCACGGTAGGGGCCGGCGCGGAGCTGCTGCGGCGCACCGGCGCCACGGGCGTGCTGGGGCTGGCGGACGGGTACGTGGGCTACGTGGAGACGGCCGAGCTGGTGAAGGACCGGCGCGGCGAGTCCATGCGGCAGTACTTCGGCCCCGCCCTGCTGGAGCGGCTGGTCGTCGCGGCGGAGCTGGCGGCGGGGACGGCGGGCTTCACGCGCTGA
- the kdsB gene encoding 3-deoxy-manno-octulosonate cytidylyltransferase — protein sequence MSSSSAPKTVAVIPARHASTRFPGKPLALIAGRPMIEHVWNRCQEARTFDEVWVATDDARIFSTVEGFGGRAIMTSPDCATGTDRVAEVARVRPDVDVWVNVQGDEPLVDPAALKVLAGLFEDTSVRMGTLVRPLEEDEAGSSNVVKAVLSLDGNALYFSRSLVPFVREPGTPVRRWGHIGLYGYRRDVLLTLAGLASTPLEEAEKLEQLRALEYGIPIRCARVSWRTVAVDVPGDVAKVEAIMRERRA from the coding sequence ATGTCCTCGTCCTCCGCCCCGAAGACAGTCGCCGTCATCCCTGCCCGCCACGCCAGCACCCGCTTCCCTGGCAAGCCGCTCGCCCTCATCGCCGGCCGGCCGATGATTGAGCACGTGTGGAATCGCTGCCAGGAGGCGAGGACCTTCGACGAGGTGTGGGTGGCCACCGACGACGCGCGCATCTTCTCCACGGTGGAGGGCTTCGGCGGCCGGGCCATCATGACGAGCCCCGACTGCGCCACGGGCACGGACCGGGTGGCGGAGGTGGCGCGCGTGCGTCCGGATGTGGACGTCTGGGTGAACGTGCAGGGTGACGAGCCGCTGGTGGACCCTGCCGCGCTGAAGGTGCTGGCGGGACTCTTCGAGGACACCTCGGTGCGCATGGGCACGCTGGTGCGCCCCCTGGAGGAGGACGAGGCGGGCAGCTCCAACGTGGTGAAGGCGGTGCTCTCGCTCGACGGGAACGCGCTCTACTTCAGCCGCAGCCTGGTGCCCTTCGTACGCGAGCCGGGGACCCCGGTGCGGCGCTGGGGCCACATCGGCCTCTATGGCTACCGGCGGGACGTGCTGCTGACGCTGGCGGGCCTGGCGTCCACCCCGCTGGAGGAGGCGGAGAAGCTGGAGCAACTCCGCGCGCTCGAGTACGGCATCCCCATCCGCTGCGCGCGGGTATCCTGGCGCACGGTGGCGGTGGACGTCCCCGGGGACGTGGCGAAGGTGGAGGCCATCATGCGAGAGCGGAGAGCGTAG